The nucleotide window AAATTGTAGCTATACTGACACAATGGGCCGATAAAAAGCCCAATAGTAAATGAGCCGATACCAGAGGAAGCCCACAAAGCTTAAACCCCTCCTCCATCGCCTGAAACCCTAACTGTCACTCGAACTCCAACAAGCAGAAGATGGCGATATGGTGGCGTGGCGTGAGATCCGCGGCGGAGGCAGCTAATCTGCCAGCAGCATACTCATTCGGTCGATCGATTCGTTGTTTACATCAGTATGAGACGATTCAGGCGATACCACGAGAGGCTACGGGGCGAAGAGTATCGGCTCGTGATCGGACGATTGGCCGGATTCCCGCCGTGGTTTTCACCCAATCGCTTCTCGAGACTGACGCTTCGAAGAGAGGCGTTTCGAGGAAGCAGCTTTTGACGGCCGATAAGAAGCAGATCAAGTCGATTGTTGACTCTGTGGGTCTCCCGTTCTTCTGTTCGACTACTTTCAAGCTCCAGGTCAGAGCTGGTCAAGGCTCTTCGTCGCTGGTTGAGTCGGGTCGTGTACTTCCCCTCAAGGTATTCGAAAATTTATCATGAATTTagaaaaatgcaaaaaaaaaatgtggctGTGTCTTCTTTGGTGATGAATTTCGATTTTAAGGGTTTGTTTATTTGTATTGTAGATTCATAGAGATGAAGAGAGTGGGAAGATACTTAATTTAGTGTTCGTGTGGGCTAATGATGGAGAGCAGCTGAAGGTTGATGTTCCAATTGTTTTCAAAGGATTAGATGATTGTCCCGGTCTTAAGAAAGGTAAGTACACTCTTGTCTTCTGTTCTTATTTATTACCTTCTTTCATCAAATTTCACATCTTGTTGGTAGGATGGTATTGTTGTGTATTAGTCTTGATTGGCAATG belongs to Brassica rapa cultivar Chiifu-401-42 chromosome A07, CAAS_Brap_v3.01, whole genome shotgun sequence and includes:
- the LOC103829558 gene encoding 50S ribosomal protein L25 — translated: MAIWWRGVRSAAEAANLPAAYSFGRSIRCLHQYETIQAIPREATGRRVSARDRTIGRIPAVVFTQSLLETDASKRGVSRKQLLTADKKQIKSIVDSVGLPFFCSTTFKLQVRAGQGSSSLVESGRVLPLKIHRDEESGKILNLVFVWANDGEQLKVDVPIVFKGLDDCPGLKKGGNLRSMRSTLKLLGPAEHIPSKIEVDVSKLDIADKVLMQEVEFHPSLKLLSRNETLPVCKIVATSPVKEPEAVQA